From Coriobacteriia bacterium, the proteins below share one genomic window:
- the dnaJ gene encoding molecular chaperone DnaJ: MTATANYYDTLGIKKDASTDEVKKAFRRLARKHHPDAGGDEEKFKEINEAYEVLSDAEKRSQYDQYGQYFAGGVPPGYGAGGGGRSGGGGVQYQTVDMGDLGDLFGSVFSGFGGGGGGGRQARRQPQPQRGRDVQLDLDLTFEQAFSGMSTQVDTETIETCSVCNGSGAKPGTSPTTCPACGGSGTQAEGQGMFGFSRPCPRCGGEGTIIEQPCSACRGQGKVRRRKPVTVNVPAGANDGGKLRFKAKGEPGVNGGPTGDLYVITHIKKHPYYTRDGADVVLSLPISIAEAALGTEVRVPAPDGAKVKLKIPAGTQDDRVFRIRGKGAPHLKGSGSGDLKVKAHIVVPKQLTDAQRTALEQFAAETTEDLRAHIV; encoded by the coding sequence ATGACGGCTACTGCGAACTACTACGACACACTCGGAATTAAGAAGGACGCTTCGACCGATGAGGTCAAGAAGGCGTTCCGCCGTCTCGCGCGCAAGCACCATCCCGACGCGGGTGGCGACGAGGAGAAGTTCAAAGAGATCAACGAGGCCTACGAGGTCCTCTCCGACGCCGAGAAGCGGAGCCAGTACGACCAGTACGGGCAGTACTTCGCTGGAGGCGTGCCCCCGGGGTATGGAGCGGGTGGCGGCGGACGGTCCGGTGGCGGCGGTGTCCAGTACCAGACCGTCGACATGGGCGACCTCGGCGACCTGTTCGGCAGCGTGTTCAGTGGCTTCGGTGGTGGCGGTGGCGGCGGGCGACAAGCTCGTCGGCAGCCCCAGCCGCAGCGTGGCCGAGACGTTCAGCTCGACTTGGACCTCACGTTCGAGCAGGCGTTCTCGGGCATGTCAACGCAGGTCGACACCGAGACGATCGAGACGTGCAGCGTGTGTAACGGTTCGGGCGCCAAGCCGGGCACCAGCCCCACGACGTGTCCAGCGTGCGGCGGAAGCGGAACGCAGGCGGAGGGCCAGGGCATGTTCGGCTTTTCTCGGCCATGTCCGCGCTGCGGTGGCGAAGGTACGATCATCGAGCAGCCCTGCTCGGCGTGTCGTGGCCAAGGCAAGGTGCGGCGCCGCAAGCCCGTCACGGTCAACGTTCCGGCGGGCGCCAACGACGGCGGCAAGCTGCGCTTCAAAGCCAAAGGCGAGCCGGGCGTCAACGGCGGTCCCACGGGCGATCTGTACGTGATCACGCACATCAAGAAGCATCCCTACTACACGCGGGATGGCGCCGATGTGGTCCTAAGCCTGCCAATCTCGATCGCAGAGGCTGCGCTGGGTACCGAGGTCCGCGTCCCGGCTCCGGACGGCGCCAAGGTCAAGCTCAAGATTCCCGCCGGAACGCAGGACGACAGGGTCTTCCGCATCCGCGGAAAGGGCGCGCCGCACCTCAAGGGATCCGGTTCCGGCGACCTGAAGGTCAAGGCGCACATCGTGGTACCCAAGCAACTCACCGACGCACAGCGCACGGCACTTGAACAGTTCGCCGCCGAGACCACCGAAGACCTGCGCGCCCATATCGTCTAG
- a CDS encoding helix-turn-helix transcriptional regulator — translation MISVAAELAGVHPQTLRIYERKQLVAPQRSAGNTRLYSQADVDRLIFIQQLTQAEGVNLAGVERIIELQRELEAAHDELEAAIDRMQRAEAAARAARESIRQEVSSALVRIDYGPVVRREG, via the coding sequence ATGATCAGCGTGGCAGCCGAGCTGGCTGGGGTGCACCCGCAGACGCTGCGCATCTACGAGCGCAAGCAGCTCGTGGCGCCGCAGCGCTCGGCGGGCAACACGCGACTGTACTCGCAGGCCGACGTCGACCGGCTGATCTTCATCCAGCAGCTCACGCAGGCCGAGGGCGTCAATCTCGCTGGCGTCGAGCGGATCATCGAGCTGCAACGGGAACTCGAAGCCGCGCACGACGAACTCGAGGCGGCCATCGACCGCATGCAGCGCGCCGAGGCGGCGGCCCGAGCTGCGCGCGAAAGCATCCGCCAAGAAGTAAGCAGCGCGCTGGTGCGTATCGACTACGGGCCTGTCGTGCGGCGCGAGGGTTAG